One part of the Carassius gibelio isolate Cgi1373 ecotype wild population from Czech Republic chromosome B6, carGib1.2-hapl.c, whole genome shotgun sequence genome encodes these proteins:
- the lrrc40 gene encoding leucine-rich repeat-containing protein 40 — translation MSRFKRGAHVDSRAGFRQEKEDCPVPYGLLKAARKSGQLNLSGRGLTEVPQSVWRLNTDTPQEAQQSLSFGAEDRWWEQTDLTKLLLSSNKLQSLSEDVKLLPALVILDIHDNQLSSLPDSIGDLEQLQKLILSQNKLTELPSGLWRLTNLRCLHLQQNLIEQIPQDLGQLVNLDDLDLSNNHLMDVPESLANLKNLVKLNLSCNKLKSLPPAISEMKNLRMLDCSRNQLESIPPVLAQMESLEQLYLRHNKLKFLPKLPSCKTLKELHCGNNQIEMLEADLLKHLSALSYLELRDNKVKSLPEEITLLQGLERLDLTNNDISSLPCGLGTLPKLKSLALEGNPLRAIRRDLLTKGTGELLKYLRSRVQEQPDGGSKEEPKTAMTLPSQAKINVHAIKTLKTLDYSEKHEASIPDEVFDAVDDSPVAHVNFSKNQLMAVPPRILELKDTLADINLGFNKLTSIPVDFSMLKQLVHLDLRNNLLISLPMELEGLTKLRSVILSFNRFKSFPEVLYRISSLETILISNNQVGGIDPVQMKTLNNLSTLDLSNNDIMQVPPELGNCTSLRALMLDGNPFRNPRAAILSKGTDAVLEYLRSRIPT, via the exons ATGTCTCGTTTCAAACGAGGAGCACATGTGGACTCTAGAGCGGGATTTAGGCAGGAGAAAGAAGACTGTCCTGTCCCATATGGTTTACTGAAAGCTGCTAGAAAGAGCGGACAGCTCAATCTATCCGGGCGCGGTCTAACTGAAG TTCCTCAGAGCGTGTGGAGGCTGAACACAGACACACCTCAGGAAGCTCAGCAGAGCTTGTCATTTGGAGCTGAAGATCGGTGGTGGGAACAGACAGATCTGACCAAACTTCTGCTGTCTTCCAACAAACTCCAGAGCCTCTCTGAAGACGTCAAGCTCCTCCCTGCCTTGGTTATCCTGGAT ATCCATGACAATCAACTAAGCTCACTGCCAGATTCTATTGGAGATCTAGAGCAACTACAGAAGCTCATATTGAG TCAGAATAAACTGACAGAATTGCCTTCGGGTCTTTGGAGACTTACAAACCTGCGATGTCTTCATCTGCAACAGAATCTGATTGAACAGATTCCCCAGGATTTGGGGCAGCTGGTTAATTTGGATGACCTT GACCTCTCCAACAATCATCTAATGGACGTTCCAGAAAGCCTGGCAAACCTGAAAAATCTTGTGAAATTGAATTTGTCCTGCAACAAGCTCAAAAGTCTCCCTCCTGCCATCAGTGAAATGAAAA ACCTGAGGATGCTGGACTGTTCCCGGAATCAGCTGGAGAGCATTCCCCCTGTCCTGGCTCAGATGGAGTCCCTCGAGCAGCTTTACTTAAGACACAACAAGTTAAAATTCCTTCCCAAACTGCCCAGCTGTAAAACACTCAAG gaaCTCCACTGTGGGAACAACCAGATTGAAATGCTGGAGGCAGACCTTTTGAAGCACTTGAGTGCTCTGAGTTACTTGGAGCTCCGAGATAACAAGGTGAAGAGCCTTCCTGAAGAAATAACCCTACTGCAAGGCCTGGAGCGCCTGGATCTTACCAACAATGACATCAGCAG TCTGCCGTGTGGACTTGGCACATTACCCAAGCTGAAGTCTTTGGCTTTGGAGGGCAATCCACTGAGAGCAATCCGCAGAGATCTCCTGACT AAAGGCACTGGGGAGCTCCTGAAGTATCTCAGAAGTCGAGTTCAAG AGCAACCAGATGGGGGCTCGAAAGAAGAGCCAAAAACAGCAATGACCCTCCCAAGCCAAGCTAAAATCAATGTGCATGCCATCAAAACTCTCAAAACTCTAGACTACAG TGAGAAGCATGAGGCATCCATCCCAGACGAGGTGTTTGATGCAGTTGATGATAGTCCTGTGGCCCACGTAAACTTCAGCAAAAATCAGCTGATGGCAGTTCCACCCAG AATCTTGGAGTTAAAGGACACCCTAGCAGACATTAATCTGGGCTTTAACAAGCTAACAAGCATTCCGGTGGACTTTTCCATGTTGAAACAACTGGTACATTTAGATCTCAG aaacaatCTATTGATCTCACTGCCAATGGAGCTGGAAGGCTTAACCAAGCTGCGGAGtgttattttgtcttttaataG GTTCAAGTCATTCCCAGAAGTGCTGTATCGCATCTCATCCCTTGAGACCATTTTAATCAGTAACAATCAAGTTGGAGGCATCGATCCAGTCCAAATGAAGACCTTAAATAATCTATCTACTCTGGATCTGTCCAACAATGATATAATGCAAGTGCCTCCAGAACTTGGCAACTGTACCAGTCTGAG GGCTCTAATGCTTGATGGGAATCCTTTCCGTAATCCAAGAGCTGCCATCCTCAGTAAAGGAACAGATGCTGTCCTGGAGTATCTCCGAAGTCGTATTCCAACATAA